In Desulfobaccales bacterium, a single window of DNA contains:
- a CDS encoding DUF2703 domain-containing protein: protein MQPITIIWQRLVDERGETCARCGATEQELIKALRFLTKAFGPVGLSFTLESQALSPAEFAQDPLRSNRILIDGRELGEWLEAKEGQSPCCGPCGDAQCRTLTVDNRVYETIPAELIIQAGLKAAYARATQAGGCC, encoded by the coding sequence ATGCAACCCATCACCATCATCTGGCAGCGTCTGGTGGACGAGCGGGGCGAGACCTGCGCCCGCTGCGGCGCCACTGAGCAGGAGCTCATCAAGGCCCTGCGCTTCCTCACCAAGGCCTTCGGCCCGGTGGGCCTCAGCTTCACTTTGGAAAGCCAGGCCCTCAGCCCGGCGGAGTTCGCCCAGGACCCCCTGCGCTCCAACCGCATCCTCATTGACGGCCGGGAGCTGGGGGAGTGGCTGGAAGCCAAGGAGGGTCAGAGTCCCTGTTGCGGCCCCTGCGGCGATGCCCAGTGCCGCACCCTCACGGTGGACAACCGGGTCTATGAGACCATCCCGGCGGAGCTCATCATCCAGGCGGGCCTGAAGGCGGCCTATGCCCGGGCCACCCAGGCCGGCGGCTGCTGCTGA